A genome region from Candidatus Thermokryptus mobilis includes the following:
- a CDS encoding Ni/Fe hydrogenase subunit alpha, whose protein sequence is MKDKLIKVDYLARVEGEGALYIKVKNGYVVDVKLRIFEPPRFFEAFLRGRSFKEVPDITARICGICPIAYQMSSVHAIESIFGVKVSGPIRELRRLIYCGEWIESHALHVFMLHAPDFLGYDDVIQMAKDYSDLVKKALKLKKIGNEIVRLIGGREVHPVNVRVGGFYKVPRKSDLKKLENELKWARDFSIEAIRWLASLEFPDFEQDYEFVALSHPNEYPFNEGRIISSRGLDISVNEYDNHFVEEHVAHSNALHSKIVQRGAYFVGPLARFNLNFDKLSALSKEVSLEIDFKPICKNPFKSILARGIEILYACDEALRIISEYEEPDAPYVDFSVKSGIGYGCTEAPRGILYHRYKLDEKGIVLDAKIVPPTSQNLKMMESDLWKFTSVYLNLPDDELTWKCEQAVRNYDPCISCATHFLKVHIERE, encoded by the coding sequence ATGAAAGATAAGTTAATAAAAGTTGATTATCTTGCCAGGGTTGAAGGAGAGGGCGCTCTTTATATCAAAGTTAAAAACGGTTATGTAGTTGATGTAAAATTGAGAATTTTTGAACCGCCTAGGTTTTTTGAAGCGTTTTTGCGAGGGAGAAGTTTTAAGGAAGTTCCTGATATAACTGCGAGGATTTGCGGAATTTGTCCCATTGCGTATCAAATGAGTTCTGTCCACGCAATTGAGAGCATTTTCGGCGTGAAAGTATCTGGTCCAATACGTGAGTTGAGAAGGTTGATTTATTGTGGGGAGTGGATTGAAAGCCACGCGCTACATGTTTTTATGCTTCACGCTCCCGATTTCCTCGGCTATGATGATGTCATACAGATGGCAAAGGATTATTCCGATCTTGTAAAGAAAGCATTGAAACTAAAAAAGATTGGAAATGAAATTGTAAGATTAATTGGAGGTCGTGAAGTTCACCCAGTAAATGTCAGGGTTGGTGGTTTTTACAAAGTGCCGCGAAAAAGTGACCTTAAAAAACTTGAAAATGAGCTTAAATGGGCTCGTGATTTTTCAATTGAGGCGATAAGATGGCTTGCTTCGCTTGAATTTCCTGATTTTGAGCAAGATTATGAATTCGTGGCTTTAAGTCATCCGAATGAGTATCCATTTAATGAAGGAAGAATTATATCAAGCAGAGGGCTTGATATTTCAGTGAATGAATATGATAATCATTTCGTTGAGGAACATGTGGCTCACTCAAACGCTTTACACTCAAAGATAGTTCAAAGGGGTGCTTATTTTGTTGGACCACTTGCGAGGTTTAATTTGAACTTTGATAAATTATCTGCTCTTTCAAAGGAAGTGTCGCTTGAAATTGACTTCAAACCAATTTGTAAAAATCCGTTCAAAAGCATATTAGCAAGAGGGATTGAAATACTTTATGCCTGTGATGAAGCATTGCGGATAATTTCAGAGTATGAAGAACCGGATGCGCCGTATGTTGACTTTAGCGTTAAGTCAGGCATAGGTTATGGGTGCACGGAAGCACCTCGTGGTATACTTTACCATCGGTATAAACTTGATGAAAAGGGTATAGTGCTTGACGCTAAGATAGTTCCACCAACATCGCAGAACTTGAAAATGATGGAGAGTGACCTTTGGAAGTTCACCTCCGTTTACTTGAACCTTCCAGATGATGAATTGACTTGGAAGTGTGAGCAAGCAGTTAGAAATTATGACCCGTGTATATCTTGTGCAACACACTTCTTGAAGGTTCACATTGAAAGGGAATGA
- a CDS encoding hydrogenase maturation protease, with protein MKGNEKKFLIVGVGNLYRGDDSVGILIARYFRRCFKNSVKIVDIDISFEELIDIWGDFDLVILVDAVHSGKGAGEIYRFEDISELLKSGLKLISSHNVGIVEYIELAKLLGSLPKRFIVYGISGENFEIGGFISPNVKDACRRLIPKIVAEVKA; from the coding sequence TTGAAAGGGAATGAAAAGAAATTTTTGATTGTTGGCGTTGGGAATTTGTATCGCGGTGATGATTCGGTTGGAATTTTAATAGCGAGATATTTTAGAAGATGTTTTAAAAATAGCGTCAAAATAGTTGACATTGATATTTCTTTTGAGGAGTTGATTGATATTTGGGGTGATTTTGATCTTGTTATCTTGGTTGATGCGGTTCATTCGGGTAAGGGTGCTGGGGAGATATATAGGTTTGAGGATATTTCTGAATTGCTGAAAAGCGGTTTGAAGCTAATTTCAAGTCATAATGTTGGAATTGTTGAGTATATTGAGCTTGCCAAGCTGCTTGGGAGTCTACCGAAGCGGTTTATAGTTTATGGGATATCGGGTGAAAATTTTGAAATTGGTGGATTTATTTCTCCTAATGTAAAAGATGCCTGCCGGAGGTTAATTCCTAAAATCGTTGCTGAAGTCAAAGCGTGA
- the mqnC gene encoding cyclic dehypoxanthinyl futalosine synthase — translation MDRNLIEIYEKVKNGERLTFEDGLKLFNSDDLITIGMMADMVRWRLHPEPVVTYIIDRNINYTNVCTTECTFCAFYAKVGDTVKGYTLDYETIAKKIEETIQLGGTRILLQGGLNPDLGIEFYEELFRWIKANYPQIWLHALSPEEILHIASVSRMKVRDVLKRLIEAGLQSIPGGGAEILVDRVREKISPKKCTSDEWLGVMYEAHQFGLKTTATMMFGHIETYEDRVQHILLIRELQDITGGFTSFIPWTFQPRNTKLAENMDNLKERSSGFDYLKTLAISRLMLDNIPTIQVSWVTQGLKMAQIGLKFGADDFGSLLIEENVVSAAGTKHLVTLEQMLKAIRDAGFEPRKRLN, via the coding sequence GTGGACAGAAATTTAATTGAAATATACGAGAAAGTTAAAAATGGGGAGAGGTTGACATTTGAAGATGGTCTTAAACTTTTTAACTCGGATGATTTGATTACAATCGGTATGATGGCTGATATGGTTAGATGGCGTTTGCATCCTGAACCTGTTGTAACATATATAATTGACAGGAATATAAACTATACAAACGTTTGCACGACGGAGTGCACATTTTGTGCTTTTTATGCCAAGGTTGGTGATACTGTTAAGGGATATACGCTTGATTACGAGACGATAGCGAAGAAGATAGAAGAAACGATTCAACTTGGCGGGACAAGGATTTTGTTGCAGGGTGGACTGAACCCTGATCTTGGGATAGAGTTTTATGAGGAATTGTTCAGATGGATAAAGGCGAACTATCCTCAAATATGGCTTCACGCTTTATCGCCGGAGGAGATATTACACATCGCAAGTGTTTCAAGGATGAAAGTTCGGGATGTTTTAAAAAGATTGATTGAAGCTGGTTTACAATCAATTCCGGGAGGTGGGGCGGAAATCCTCGTTGATAGAGTCAGGGAGAAGATTTCTCCCAAGAAATGCACTTCTGATGAATGGCTTGGTGTTATGTATGAAGCACATCAGTTTGGGTTAAAGACGACAGCGACGATGATGTTCGGGCATATTGAAACTTACGAAGATAGAGTTCAGCATATTTTGTTGATACGTGAACTTCAAGATATAACCGGGGGATTCACTTCATTTATCCCTTGGACTTTTCAACCGAGAAATACTAAACTTGCGGAGAATATGGATAACCTCAAAGAAAGGTCAAGTGGATTTGATTATTTGAAAACGCTTGCGATTTCAAGGTTAATGCTTGATAACATTCCGACGATACAAGTTTCGTGGGTAACACAAGGATTGAAAATGGCACAGATAGGTTTAAAGTTTGGCGCGGATGATTTTGGGAGTTTGTTAATTGAGGAAAATGTTGTCAGTGCAGCTGGGACGAAACATCTCGTGACGCTTGAGCAAATGCTTAAAGCGATAAGAGATGCTGGATTTGAACCAAGAAAGAGATTAAACTGA
- the tadA gene encoding tRNA adenosine(34) deaminase TadA, translated as MRDHRYWMEYALKEAQKAFELGEVPVGAVIVYRDTIIAKGYNQVEMLKDATAHAEMIALSAAFNYFGSWRLEGCTIYVTLEPCPMCAGAIVLSRIEKVVFAAFDFKAGACGSVYNIAEDGNLNHKVEVISGIMAEESQSLLRAFFSNLRK; from the coding sequence ATGCGCGATCATAGATATTGGATGGAGTATGCGTTAAAGGAGGCTCAAAAGGCGTTTGAACTTGGGGAGGTTCCAGTTGGGGCTGTGATAGTTTACAGGGACACAATAATAGCAAAGGGTTATAATCAAGTTGAGATGCTTAAGGATGCGACTGCTCACGCTGAGATGATTGCCTTATCCGCAGCATTTAATTATTTTGGTTCATGGCGACTTGAGGGGTGCACAATTTATGTAACGCTTGAGCCATGTCCAATGTGTGCTGGGGCGATTGTGCTTTCAAGAATTGAAAAAGTTGTCTTCGCTGCATTTGACTTTAAGGCTGGCGCTTGTGGGAGCGTTTATAACATAGCTGAAGATGGAAATTTAAATCACAAGGTTGAAGTTATAAGTGGGATTATGGCTGAGGAGTCACAAAGTTTGTTAAGGGCTTTTTTCAGCAATTTGAGAAAATAA
- the mtaB gene encoding tRNA (N(6)-L-threonylcarbamoyladenosine(37)-C(2))-methylthiotransferase MtaB — MRKVSFYTIGCKLNFAETSTISEEFKKRGFEIVEFGEPVDVCVINTCSVTENADRDCRRVVRKALKISPNAFIIVTGCYAQLRPDEIAQIEGVDLILGSNEKFKIFDYVNDFQKNYHAQIFVSPISEISEFHIASSTPASDRTRAFLKVQDGCDYNCSYCTIPLARGESRSPEINIILEKAKTLAQLGYKEIVLSGVNVGDYGRKIGTNLFELVKELEKIDGIERIRISSIEPNLLTEDMIDYFIASEKICNHFHIPLQSGSDEILRKMRRRYNSELYRRRVEYIKSKDTDACIGADVIVGFPGESEKHFETTYNFINDLPISYLHVFTYSERPNTDAINLPGKVPIEERHRRSEMLRNLGLKKKMVFYRQMIGKKFDVLWESEVKDGKMFGFTRNYVKVGIPYDQSLVNKIVPVKIVGVENLAAIGEIIVDRSQSEVEMK, encoded by the coding sequence ATGAGAAAGGTATCGTTTTACACAATTGGATGTAAGCTTAATTTCGCGGAGACCTCAACGATAAGTGAGGAGTTTAAAAAGCGTGGTTTTGAAATAGTTGAGTTTGGGGAACCAGTGGATGTTTGCGTTATAAATACGTGTTCTGTTACGGAGAACGCTGATAGGGATTGTCGTCGGGTTGTCCGCAAAGCATTGAAGATATCACCGAACGCTTTTATAATTGTTACTGGTTGTTATGCACAACTCCGCCCAGATGAGATAGCCCAGATTGAAGGTGTTGACCTCATACTTGGTTCAAATGAAAAGTTTAAAATTTTTGACTATGTCAATGACTTTCAGAAAAATTACCATGCGCAAATTTTTGTATCCCCGATAAGTGAGATTTCAGAGTTTCACATCGCAAGTTCCACCCCAGCTTCTGATAGAACGAGGGCATTTTTAAAGGTTCAGGATGGTTGCGATTACAATTGTTCATATTGCACGATTCCGCTTGCCCGTGGTGAAAGTAGGAGCCCGGAAATTAACATTATTTTAGAAAAGGCGAAAACATTGGCTCAACTTGGTTATAAAGAAATTGTTTTAAGCGGTGTAAATGTCGGTGATTACGGCAGGAAAATTGGAACGAATTTGTTTGAACTTGTAAAAGAACTTGAGAAAATAGATGGGATTGAAAGAATTAGAATTAGTTCAATTGAACCGAACCTTTTGACCGAGGATATGATTGATTATTTTATCGCTTCAGAAAAAATTTGTAATCATTTCCATATACCGTTGCAGAGCGGAAGTGATGAGATTTTGAGAAAGATGAGAAGAAGATATAATTCCGAGCTTTATCGTCGCCGTGTTGAATACATAAAATCAAAAGACACCGACGCTTGTATAGGGGCAGATGTAATTGTTGGGTTTCCAGGGGAGTCGGAAAAGCATTTTGAGACAACATACAATTTTATAAATGATTTGCCGATATCATACCTTCATGTATTTACTTACTCTGAAAGACCAAATACCGATGCTATAAATTTGCCAGGCAAGGTCCCGATTGAAGAGCGCCATAGGAGAAGCGAGATGTTGAGAAATCTTGGTTTAAAGAAAAAAATGGTGTTCTATCGTCAAATGATTGGGAAGAAATTTGATGTGTTGTGGGAGTCCGAAGTTAAGGATGGGAAAATGTTCGGATTTACACGAAATTATGTCAAAGTTGGCATTCCTTATGATCAATCTCTTGTGAATAAAATCGTGCCTGTTAAAATTGTTGGGGTTGAAAATTTAGCTGCAATTGGCGAAATTATAGTTGATAGGTCACAAAGTGAAGTGGAGATGAAATGA
- a CDS encoding Spy/CpxP family protein refolding chaperone: MNRKIFPLVIFAFALFLSGHLVSQDRGRGFGGFLERLKSELKLTPEQTAKIQKILDDAQKQAEIDRQKYQGDREAMMKAMRNRWEKIDKEIEAVLTKDQKKKYEQIKKERQGRMREWRGRMD, translated from the coding sequence ATGAACAGAAAAATTTTTCCATTGGTTATTTTTGCTTTCGCTTTGTTTTTAAGTGGTCATTTGGTTTCTCAAGATAGGGGTAGGGGCTTCGGTGGTTTTTTGGAAAGGTTGAAGTCGGAGCTTAAATTAACCCCGGAACAGACAGCGAAGATTCAAAAGATCCTTGATGATGCTCAAAAGCAAGCTGAAATTGACAGGCAGAAATATCAAGGTGATAGGGAAGCGATGATGAAGGCGATGCGCAATAGATGGGAAAAAATTGATAAGGAAATTGAAGCTGTTTTGACGAAGGATCAAAAGAAGAAATACGAGCAAATAAAGAAGGAAAGACAGGGAAGGATGAGGGAATGGCGTGGGAGGATGGATTAA
- a CDS encoding TIGR02757 family protein: MKLQIPREFKNLKDYLDWLFKKYNTPDFINSDPIKFAHRFKNPQDIEVAGFIASTLAMGNRKIILLSNEHLFDLIGDKPYEFILEFDPFWYEKALNNFVHFAYRNIEGKDLLVIFYLLKQALRKYGSLKNLFLKYYDEKQPTIKQALSGFVKEIFSFDPPPKFNGIPESVKGLIPDPEKNSACKRLNMFLRWMVRKDSVDLGLWEEVDKSKLIIPLDTHVSKISRALGLTQRKTDSWKTAEEITFNLKKFDPSDPVKYDFAIFGLGVELKEQN; encoded by the coding sequence ATGAAACTCCAAATACCGCGGGAATTTAAAAACTTAAAAGATTACCTTGATTGGCTTTTCAAAAAATACAACACACCCGACTTTATAAACTCAGACCCAATAAAATTCGCACATAGATTTAAAAATCCACAAGATATTGAAGTTGCTGGATTTATAGCATCAACCCTTGCAATGGGAAACCGAAAGATTATTTTACTTAGCAATGAACATCTTTTTGACCTGATCGGTGATAAGCCGTATGAATTCATACTTGAGTTTGATCCTTTTTGGTATGAAAAGGCACTTAACAATTTCGTCCATTTCGCATACAGAAATATTGAGGGGAAAGATTTACTTGTGATTTTTTACCTTTTAAAACAAGCGTTGAGAAAATATGGAAGTTTAAAAAATCTCTTTCTAAAGTATTACGATGAAAAGCAACCAACGATAAAACAAGCGCTTTCCGGTTTCGTAAAGGAGATTTTTTCCTTTGACCCACCGCCGAAATTCAACGGGATTCCTGAAAGCGTAAAAGGTTTGATCCCAGACCCTGAGAAAAATAGCGCTTGTAAAAGGTTAAACATGTTCCTCAGGTGGATGGTCAGAAAAGATTCGGTCGACCTTGGTCTATGGGAGGAGGTAGATAAATCAAAGTTAATAATACCACTTGACACTCATGTTTCAAAGATTTCCAGAGCTCTTGGCTTAACGCAAAGGAAAACCGACTCGTGGAAAACCGCTGAAGAAATAACATTTAACCTTAAAAAATTTGACCCGAGCGATCCAGTGAAATACGATTTCGCTATATTTGGGCTTGGCGTTGAGCTAAAAGAACAAAATTAA
- a CDS encoding FAD-dependent thymidylate synthase: protein MIDKPLSPEPIVKLVKFFNNPFKNVIATARTCYSSKGIVTDDQIEIEKYIELAKSIYEAGHHTTFQHAHFQFAIENVSRQFIWSFLHSHPFYNSEQVSQRYVEVKPGNYFIPPLKGEALEIYTSTVELQNEAYKKLTELLIPIVENEYFKRFPGRKSIADKYKKDIKRKSQEIARYVLPVATFAYLYHTVSAITVLRYYKICKLFDVPLEQRIVVGKMIDEILKIDPNYKLVLEEPIEEDELLEFNFFRGFDEKKPTKDFIREFDNSLGEKISLLVDYKPNAEKILADSVREIFGLPSTMLSDDEALNLVLNPALNKILAQSLVLTTHSKISRAMFHVSYTFKKKLSHTADSQDQRHRMTPGSRPILICQVTEEPDYITPTLISTDDKSLKLYTQTMEKTWESISKLQKLGVTGEFVLYLLPNAVSIRFTESGDLLNLHHKYAMRLCYNAQEEIWRASVEEVQQISEVHPKIGKFLLPPCSIRDLANIKPICPEGERFCGVKVWKLKPKEYSRLI, encoded by the coding sequence ATGATAGATAAACCTCTCTCACCAGAACCAATTGTAAAGCTCGTAAAATTTTTTAACAACCCATTTAAAAATGTCATTGCAACCGCAAGGACTTGCTATTCTTCAAAAGGAATAGTTACGGATGACCAGATTGAGATTGAAAAATATATTGAACTTGCAAAGAGTATATATGAAGCGGGTCACCACACGACATTTCAACACGCTCATTTTCAATTCGCAATAGAAAATGTATCAAGACAATTCATTTGGTCTTTTCTTCACAGCCACCCTTTCTATAATTCGGAACAGGTCTCGCAACGATATGTTGAGGTAAAGCCAGGGAACTACTTCATACCTCCACTTAAAGGGGAGGCGCTTGAGATTTATACTTCAACGGTTGAGCTTCAAAACGAAGCATATAAAAAACTGACCGAACTTCTTATCCCGATAGTTGAAAATGAATACTTTAAAAGATTTCCAGGAAGAAAATCCATTGCGGACAAATATAAAAAAGACATCAAAAGAAAATCACAAGAAATTGCAAGATATGTTCTCCCCGTTGCTACCTTCGCTTATCTATATCATACCGTGAGCGCAATTACCGTTTTAAGATATTATAAAATCTGCAAATTGTTTGATGTTCCGCTTGAACAAAGAATAGTTGTTGGGAAAATGATAGATGAAATCTTGAAAATTGACCCAAATTATAAACTTGTCCTTGAAGAGCCAATTGAAGAAGATGAACTTCTGGAGTTCAACTTTTTCAGGGGTTTTGATGAGAAAAAACCGACAAAAGATTTTATCCGCGAATTTGATAACTCACTTGGGGAAAAAATTTCACTTCTCGTTGACTACAAACCAAACGCCGAGAAAATTCTTGCCGACTCAGTGCGTGAAATTTTCGGGTTACCATCAACGATGTTAAGCGACGACGAGGCTTTAAATCTCGTCTTGAATCCCGCTTTAAACAAAATCCTTGCGCAGTCCCTAGTCTTGACGACACATAGCAAAATTTCAAGAGCCATGTTCCATGTCTCATACACATTTAAGAAAAAATTGAGCCACACAGCCGATTCCCAGGATCAAAGACACAGGATGACCCCGGGCTCAAGACCGATTTTAATTTGTCAAGTCACTGAAGAACCCGATTATATAACGCCAACTTTAATTTCCACCGATGATAAATCTCTAAAACTTTACACTCAAACCATGGAAAAAACCTGGGAAAGCATCTCAAAGTTGCAAAAGCTTGGGGTCACGGGAGAGTTTGTGCTTTATCTCTTGCCAAATGCTGTAAGCATAAGATTTACAGAATCCGGTGACCTTTTGAATCTCCATCACAAATATGCAATGCGACTTTGTTACAACGCTCAAGAAGAGATATGGAGAGCATCCGTTGAAGAAGTTCAACAAATCTCCGAGGTTCATCCGAAAATTGGAAAATTCCTTTTGCCACCATGCTCAATAAGAGACCTTGCAAATATTAAACCGATCTGCCCTGAAGGAGAAAGATTTTGCGGGGTCAAGGTTTGGAAATTAAAACCAAAAGAATACTCAAGGTTGATATGA